Proteins encoded within one genomic window of Microbacterium sp. zg-B185:
- a CDS encoding nitroreductase family deazaflavin-dependent oxidoreductase codes for MPLTGQYKPSTSEWARNQAERYEASNGAEANLLRGVPIIVLTTVGAKSGGLRKTALMRVEHDGRYAVVASKGGDPDEPKWAGNMRANPHVELQDGAVKRDYRARELSGPERTEWWGYATAVWPAYDDYQKRTDRQIAVFVLEPIAP; via the coding sequence ATGCCACTCACCGGACAGTACAAGCCCAGCACATCGGAATGGGCGCGCAACCAGGCCGAACGCTACGAGGCCTCCAACGGGGCCGAGGCGAACCTCCTGCGCGGGGTGCCGATCATCGTCCTGACGACCGTCGGAGCCAAGTCGGGAGGACTGCGCAAGACCGCTCTGATGCGCGTCGAGCACGACGGGCGGTACGCGGTGGTCGCCTCCAAGGGCGGCGATCCGGACGAGCCTAAATGGGCCGGCAACATGCGCGCGAACCCGCACGTGGAACTGCAGGACGGCGCGGTCAAGCGCGACTACCGGGCGCGAGAGCTGTCCGGGCCCGAGCGGACCGAGTGGTGGGGGTACGCCACCGCGGTCTGGCCGGCGTACGACGACTACCAGAAGCGCACGGACCGGCAGATCGCCGTCTTCGTGCTCGAGCCGATCGCGCCCTGA